The sequence GAAGAACCGCCGGGTCCCGGCCCGGCAGCCGGGTTCATTTCTTTATTAAGCGATAAAGAAACGAACCAAAGAAACCGCTCCCTTGCAGGGGGCTTTTTTGTGCGGGCTGGATTGTTTCTGTTCAATTGTGTTGCCGGGGAGTTTGCCTTGAGGCAAACGCAACACGTCGCTGTGGCGGTTGCGGTTGGGCTGCGGTTGAGTGAACGCGGTGCCAAAGGGCGGCCTCAAGAGCTCCGGGGTAAGTCAAAGGCTCCAATGGATGTCCCCTTCGGCTACTTCGGCGAGCTCAGTACAGGACAACTCAGGGCAGGCGATCAGAGTCGAAAAGCAGACGGGGACAGAGCAATCACCTCTTGGCAACCACCGCCACCGTCAACCGCGACACGCAGATCAGCCGCTCCCGCTCGTCGACAATCCGGATGTCCCAGACCTGGGTCGCTCGTCCGAGATGAATCGGGCGAGCGGTTCCGGTGACAACACCATCGGTTTTGGCCCGCACGTGATTGGCGTTGATCTCGATGCCGACACAGTCGAACTTTCGGGCATCGACCGTCAGGTAGGCACCGTAGCTGCCGAGAGATTCGGCCAGAGCGGCCGAGGCACCGCCATGCAGCAGACCGGCCGGCTGTACCGTACGGTGATCGACCGGCATGGTCGCAACCAGGAAATCGTCACCGA comes from Desulfuromonas sp. and encodes:
- a CDS encoding esterase — translated: MSIWFHQPTLKQLNEKAKQTLLEQLEMVFTEVGDDFLVATMPVDHRTVQPAGLLHGGASAALAESLGSYGAYLTVDARKFDCVGIEINANHVRAKTDGVVTGTARPIHLGRATQVWDIRIVDERERLICVSRLTVAVVAKR